A window of the Chlorocebus sabaeus isolate Y175 chromosome 8, mChlSab1.0.hap1, whole genome shotgun sequence genome harbors these coding sequences:
- the LOC119624931 gene encoding large ribosomal subunit protein eL39 encodes MSSHKTFRIKRFLAKKQKQNRPIPQWIRMKTGNKIRYNSKRRHWRRTKLGL; translated from the coding sequence ATGTCTTCTCACAAGACTTTCAGGATTAAGCGATTCCtggccaagaaacaaaaacaaaatcgtCCCATTCCCCAGTGGATtcggatgaaaactggaaataaaataaggtaCAACTCCAAAAGGAGACACTGGAGAAGAACCAAGCTGGGTCTATAA